From the Nitrospirota bacterium genome, the window GCACTCCCTGCTTAATGAAGTTCAGCGGTTAAATCACCTGCATTTTGCCTTTATCAGGCAAAAAATGCCGCTCGGGCTCGGCCATGCCATCCTCTGCTCAAAGCCCGTTGTGCACGATGAGCCTTTTGCAGTTATGCTGAGCGACGACATCATAGACCCTGATGATGCCCTCTTGCAGGATATGCTGAAATGCTTCCAAAAATATCAGTCGCCTGTGCTTGCACTTCAAAAAGTACCCAAAAAAGATGTATCCCGCTATGGGATAATCAAAGGGACAAAGGTAAATAAAAACCTGTTTAAGATAGAAGACCTTGTGGAAAAACCGGGCCCGTCAAGGGCGCCTTCAAATATCGCAATCATAGGAAGATATATTCTTACGCCTGACATATTCCATTTTCTTGAGACAGTGACACCCGGTAAGGACGGCGAGATTCAACTGACAGATGCGCTGAAGGCGCTCCTTAAAACAAGGGACATTTATGGTTACCTGTTTGAGGGAAGGCGCTATGACGCCGGAGACAAGGCAGGTTTTCTTGAAGCCACAGTGGAACTCGCATTGAAAAATCCTGAAGTAAAAACACAATTCAGGAAATATCTGTTATCTTTAAAATCAAACCTTAAGACAAGGCAGGAATAAGGAG encodes:
- the galU gene encoding UTP--glucose-1-phosphate uridylyltransferase GalU translates to MEVRKAVFPAAGLGTRFLPATKASPKEMLPIVDKPMIQYAVEEAEKCGISEFVIITGKNKRAIEDHFDSVMELEVNLKNKGKHSLLNEVQRLNHLHFAFIRQKMPLGLGHAILCSKPVVHDEPFAVMLSDDIIDPDDALLQDMLKCFQKYQSPVLALQKVPKKDVSRYGIIKGTKVNKNLFKIEDLVEKPGPSRAPSNIAIIGRYILTPDIFHFLETVTPGKDGEIQLTDALKALLKTRDIYGYLFEGRRYDAGDKAGFLEATVELALKNPEVKTQFRKYLLSLKSNLKTRQE